The Elaeis guineensis isolate ETL-2024a chromosome 12, EG11, whole genome shotgun sequence sequence aaaGCAGTACTGTATTATAATAAGGAAGTACTGTTTTGTAATACCCTTACATCATAATAAGACAGTATTGTTTTACACTaagatagtattattttataataagacagtactaTTTTCTAATATCACAGTATTGATTTATAACTGCAAGAATAATTTGATCATTTATGCTAATTGGGAAGCTGCTTTTAAGTAAAACTCAACTGGAgagctacttttaagtttaaattcaaatggagaaTTTTCATtagtttatccaaatttttaacatataaaattttaaacgaaaaaaatgATCTCttgatatttaatatatattaaaaattaataattatataaattaattgaCTAAGATGATATACTTTACGTCGAATTTCTATACTATCTAtggtgcataaaaaaaaattttaaaaaaaattgatcttttgatattaaatatatattaaaaaataataatcatgTAGATTAATCAAATAAGATGACACGTTTTATGTCGGATTTCTGTGCCatccgtggtgcacaaagaatttctttttCTCCCAATATCCGATGCCACGTAGGAGCCTTGCCACACGTTCTTTCTGCCCATCGCTCGAGAATGCCCACCTTAAAACGCGAAAATCATTGCATGGACCAGGTCCAAGTGGACCTGGACCAATctcggagcatatgcacggtAGATAGTACGTAATCGGAAAATGGTGACGTACAAAGGGTaacgtggcgtgttatccacggTGGGATTTGTCGCGGTCCACTTGGACCTGGTCCAAGTATTAATTAGACCTCAAAACGTGCATTTGAACGGCTGTGGTTTATCACCAAAAAAAACAGCCgtggttaatttttttattttgtcttATACAGATTTcacttttatcttttctttttattcctCGTCCCGTGGAGATACTGCGGGAGTGTCGCAATCCACTGCCAACCAATGGATCAATAGCGTCTTGTGCCGGATAATTGCATGAAGCATACATTCTAAGATCTAGTATATCGTTACTAAGTATGTTTAACCTCGTTTCTGTGACAAAATCACACCGGACGTGACAGTGCAtcaattgttgttgttgttgttggttttttttttttttttttgaaatgattGGAAGCACAACCAAAAGCCATGCAGACCCAACAAGAGACCAACATCACTTTTAGACTACACAAGGGCTAAATGAGCTGAGTTTAAGCAAAGCAGAGTCAAATGTTTGATCACAACTTTTCATGACAGAGCAGATTAAGCTAATGAGTTCCACAAATCATCATGACATGATCAACTTAATATGCAAGGCCAGAGAGACttcttgatagaaaaaagaatgagaaaactcaaaaagaaagagaaaaagaagggaaaaagaaaggaaaaggaatAAGAATGAGAACGAGTCTAGAAGACCTTGGCAACATCCTTCATGAGACCAGGATTGGCACGGCAGAACGCGGAGAATTCGTTGAAGTCGATGTAGCCATCGCCATCGGTATCGAGCTCGGCCATCATGCGCTGGATCTCATCAGTGGAGGTGGAGCCAAGGGTGCGGAGGGCCTCCCCGAGCTCGGCTGATGAGATCTTCCCGTCGCCATTGGTGTCGAAGCGCTTGAACATTCTCTCCATCTCTGGTGTCACTTCTCCCATCTTATCTTTGTTATCCATGGCAGTGGACTGGGAgtaacttcttcttctttcttctttttatctCTAGGTGCGTCTGGCGCCCTGGGAGTTGGGGTGGTGACAGACAGTAGGTGGTAAGCAGGGGCATGTAGTCGAAGGCAGGGAATGTAGGAGAAATAGTTGGATCTCCCTTTTGACGCGGGGTTTTCGTTTTGAAGCAtagaatttttcttcttcttcttcttcccttttttttttttttttttttttttttttttttttgccttttttatAGTATATTTTTTTGTTGCCGATATGCAAATATGGCTGCCCAATGTGTTCCGACATGTGTTTTTGATATACTAGATTTATAAGAGGTAGGCTTGCAAACAGGTGGTCAAC is a genomic window containing:
- the LOC105055629 gene encoding polcalcin Phl p 7, translating into MDNKDKMGEVTPEMERMFKRFDTNGDGKISSAELGEALRTLGSTSTDEIQRMMAELDTDGDGYIDFNEFSAFCRANPGLMKDVAKVF